In a single window of the Osmia bicornis bicornis chromosome 7, iOsmBic2.1, whole genome shotgun sequence genome:
- the LOC114875386 gene encoding translationally-controlled tumor protein homolog codes for MRIYKDIFTGDEMFSDTYKMKLIDDVLYEVYGRLVTRKAGDIEIAGFNPSSEEADEGTDEAVESGVDVVLNHRLQETFAFADKKSYTLYLKDYMKKLVARLEEKAPDQVEVFKTNTNKVMKDILSRFKDLQFFTGESMDIDGIVALMEYRDIDGESVPVLMLFKHGLEEEKF; via the exons ATGAGGATTTACAAGGATATTTTTACTG gtGATGAGATGTTCTCAGATACctacaaaatgaaattgattGATGATGTTCTATATGAAGTATATGGCAGG TTGGTCACTCGTAAAGCTGGTGATATAGAAATAGCTGGATTTAACCCTTCCAGTGAGGAAGCAGACGAAGGCACAGATGAAGCAGTAGAATCTGGTGTTGATGTGGTCTTAAATCACCGGCTTCAAGAGACTTTTGCTTTCGCAGACAAAAAGTCTTATACCTTATACTTAAAGGATTACATGaaaaa ATTAGTAGCAAGACTGGAAGAAAAAGCTCCTGATCAAGTAGAAGTATTCAAAACCAATACCAACAAAGTTATGAAAGACATATTAAGTCGTTTCAAAGACTTACAGTTTTTCACTGGTGAATCTATGGACATTGATGGTATTGTTGCATTGATGGAATATCGTGATATCGATGGTGAATCTGTGCCTGTACTCATGCTCTTCAAGCATGGtcttgaagaagaaaaattctaa